The genomic interval GCCGGCGACGAGGAAGCAATTTTCAAGAATGCACCGCCTTCGGCCACGTTGGAAGTCAGCGGGCCCTTCTTCATGGTCATGTAGCGGGCCAGGTTCTTCAGGCTCTCCGCGTCCGCAAGGCTGATGGGTTGGGTGCACTCGTAAGCCACCGGGACGGCCGGGTGGTCCTGCAGGTTGGCGCCGACGCCGGGCAGATCGCAGAGGACGGGAATATCCAGCAGTCGCAAGTGTTCTGCCGGACCAATGCCGGAGAGCATGAGCAGTTGCGGTGATCCAATGGCTCCGGCGCAGAGAATGATTTCGCGCGTGGCGCGCTCCTGTTGGCTGGCGTTGCCGTGCTGGAAACTGACGGCCGCGGCGCGCTTGCCTTCAAAGATGATGTCAAAAACCTGCACGTCTGTGCGGACCGTGAGATTGGGCCGGGACATGACGGGATGAAGGAAAGCGGCGGCGGCGCTCCATCGCTTGCCATGGAACTGCGTGACCTGGTAAAAGCCGAAGCCTTCTTGCGTTGCGCCGTTGAAGTCCGGGTTCCGCTGGTGTCCGCACTGCGTGGCGGCTTCCAGAAAAGCTTCCGAAAGCGGGTTGGGCGAAACCAGGTCAGACACGTGCAGCGGGCCGCCGGCGCCGTGATAGTCGCTGGCGCCGCGCTGCTGGTCTTCCGACTTTTTGAAGTACGGCAGCACGTCAGCGTAGCCCCAGCCAGGATTGCCCAGGTCGCGCCAGTGATCGTAGTCGTAGCGATGTCCGCGAATGTAGATCATGGCGTTGATGGAGCTGCTGCCGCCCAGCACTTTCCCGCGCGGCCAATAAAGGCTGCGGTTGGCCAGTTGCGGTTCAGGCTGGGTAAAGTACGTCCAGTCGCACGGGCCTTTGAAGAGTTTGGAGAACGCTGCCGGGATGTGAATTTCTTTGGCGGTATCCTTGCCGCCGGCTTCCAATAGAAGCACCTTGACCGCGGGGTCTTCACTCAGGCGTCCGGCCAGACAACAGCCTGCGGAGCCGGCGCCGATAATGATGTAGTCGAACATCCCGCAGCTCCTTGGTGGTTACCTGGCTAGGCGGTAGGCGGACGATTGTATCGCGAAACGCGCTCCTTTGCTTGGTTGACGCGCCAGGACCCCGGAGGTTAGAGGGAAAAGAACATTTGGGTAGCTTTGCTCTTGCTCTTCTTTTTCCACTGCTGGAACAACTCAGCGTACGACAAAGTAATGTACTTGCCGGCGGAGATGCCAAGTTCTTGCGCGACGGCGTCAATCCACGGCGGCGGGCCTTCAATTTCAACAAAGTTGCCGATGGGCGTTTCGTCAATCACCACATGCCCCGTGCCATCAGAGTATTCGCTGCGAAATTTCTCGTAGGCAAAGCTGGGTTTGAATCCAGCCGCCACCAGGATTTCTTGCAAGGCCGGGCCGTCCTGGACTTGGGTTTCAATTTCGCGCCGCGACTTGT from Terriglobia bacterium carries:
- the cyaB gene encoding class IV adenylate cyclase produces the protein MPNAQEVEIKVQVEDLKSLASKLSQLGFGLVTERTHEMNTLYDRPGSPLRRRGALLRVRQYGEKWTITYKDRSKVSSTRHKSRREIETQVQDGPALQEILVAAGFKPSFAYEKFRSEYSDGTGHVVIDETPIGNFVEIEGPPPWIDAVAQELGISAGKYITLSYAELFQQWKKKSKSKATQMFFSL
- a CDS encoding choline dehydrogenase → MFDYIIIGAGSAGCCLAGRLSEDPAVKVLLLEAGGKDTAKEIHIPAAFSKLFKGPCDWTYFTQPEPQLANRSLYWPRGKVLGGSSSINAMIYIRGHRYDYDHWRDLGNPGWGYADVLPYFKKSEDQQRGASDYHGAGGPLHVSDLVSPNPLSEAFLEAATQCGHQRNPDFNGATQEGFGFYQVTQFHGKRWSAAAAFLHPVMSRPNLTVRTDVQVFDIIFEGKRAAAVSFQHGNASQQERATREIILCAGAIGSPQLLMLSGIGPAEHLRLLDIPVLCDLPGVGANLQDHPAVPVAYECTQPISLADAESLKNLARYMTMKKGPLTSNVAEGGAFLKIASSSPAPDLQFHFGPGYYHEHGFQKVKGHAFTFGPTAIRPYSKGRLTLRSSNPLDAPLIHANYFADDRDMDVMVEGLKLSRALAAADAFAKYRGKEILPGPDAKDTNALRAHVTKFAETLYHPVGTCKMGRSNDNSAVVDSELRVRGVEGLRVVDASVMPTVPGGNTNAPTIMIAEKAADMIRSGSRVAQSEFAADLRR